The following is a genomic window from Desulfomicrobium escambiense DSM 10707.
CTACGCCAGCTTCCTGCTCTTCGGCCTGGACTACGCCATGCTCCTCAGCTTGCTGGTGGGCCTGTCCGTCATCATCCCCTACATCGGAGCCGTGGTGGTGACCGTGCCCGTGGTCATCATCTCCTTCATCCAGTGGGGGCCGGGCGCACAGTTCACCTGGGCCATGATCGCCTACCTGGCCATCCAGCTCCTCGACGCCAACCTGCTCGTGCCGCTGCTCCTCTCGGAGGCCGTGAACCTGCATCCCATCGCCTCCATTACCGCCATCCTCGTCTTCGGCGGCGTGTGGGGCGTGTGGGGCGTCTTTTTCGCCATCCCCCTGGCCACGCTGGCGCAGTCGGTGCTGGAGGCGTGGAAGTTCCAGCGTATGGGCTCGGGGCAGGCCTGACCAAAAAAGGTCCCATGGGTCTCCAGGTCCCCCATGGGCGTTCACCATTCAATCAAGGACACCAAATGAAGAAATACGACGTCTACGGCATGGGCAACGCCCTGGTGGATATGGAATTCGAAGTCTCCGACGCCTTCCTGCAAACCATGGGAGTGGAGAAGGGCTTCATGACCCTGGTCGATGAAGAGCGCCAGTTCGAACTCCTCGAATACCTGCGCGGCGAGCGCAGCAACCGCTCGGGCGGCGGCTCGGCGGCCAACACAGTGGTCGCCAACGCGCTGTTCGGCGGCAGTTCCTTCTACACCTGCCTGGTCAGCAACGACGAGATGGGCGATTTCTACACCCAGGAGCTGGCCAGGGCCGGCGTTGACACCAACTTGGCCGAGCGCCGGGCCGAGGGCGTGACGGGCAAGTGCCTGGTCATGGTCACGCCGGACGCCGAGCGGACCATGAACACGTTTTTGGGCATCTCCGAGTCCCTGTCAGTGGATCAGCTGCGCCCCGAGGCCCTGCGCGATTCCGAGTTCGTCTACTCCGAGGGCTACCTCGTCACCTCGCCCACGGCGCGCCCGGCCGTGGCCGAGGCCATGCGCCTGGCCCGCGAGGCCGGAGTGAAGACGGCGCTCAGCTTCTCGGACCCGTCCATGGTCAAGTATTTCCGCCTGGGCCTGGAAGAGATCATCGGCGAAGGAGTCGACCTGCTGTTCTGCAACCGCGAGGAGGCCCTGCTGTGGGGCGAGTGCCGCACCCTGGCCAAGGCCGTGGACAGCCTGCGCCGCATAGCAGGCAGCTTTGTCGTGACCTTGGGCGGGGAGGGGGCCCTGATCTTCGACGGCTACGCCCTGCACGAGGTCGACCCGTTCCCGGTTACGCCCGTGGACACCAACGGCGCGGGCGACATGTTTGCTGGGGCCTTCCTGCACGGCATCACCCACGGCATGACCTACGCCGAGGCCGGACGCTTCGCGAGCCTGGCGGCATCCAAGGTCGTCACGGTCTTCGGCCCGCGCCTGAAGCCCGAGGAGTATGCCAAGACCCTGGCCGAGTTCCGGGGAGGGCGGTGATCAGGCCATGAACCGCGCAGGAGCCTGAGCGTGTTCGCCGGCATCGAGG
Proteins encoded in this region:
- a CDS encoding adenosine kinase, which encodes MKKYDVYGMGNALVDMEFEVSDAFLQTMGVEKGFMTLVDEERQFELLEYLRGERSNRSGGGSAANTVVANALFGGSSFYTCLVSNDEMGDFYTQELARAGVDTNLAERRAEGVTGKCLVMVTPDAERTMNTFLGISESLSVDQLRPEALRDSEFVYSEGYLVTSPTARPAVAEAMRLAREAGVKTALSFSDPSMVKYFRLGLEEIIGEGVDLLFCNREEALLWGECRTLAKAVDSLRRIAGSFVVTLGGEGALIFDGYALHEVDPFPVTPVDTNGAGDMFAGAFLHGITHGMTYAEAGRFASLAASKVVTVFGPRLKPEEYAKTLAEFRGGR